One Deinococcus roseus DNA window includes the following coding sequences:
- the bioB gene encoding biotin synthase BioB, translating to MTLSTEHSTINQPIPTYGFEQVLDLFQKPFMDLVFQAHAVHREHFRAGEIQASTLLSIKTGGCPEDCAYCPQSAHHDTGVKAQQLLNIDDVLEAAKSARRQGASRFCMGAAWRSPRGKDLERVAEMVREVKALGLETCATLGMLDDEQAQTLGEAGLDYYNHNLDTSSDHYGNIITTRTYQNRLDTLQNVREAGMKVCCGGIVGLGETREQRARFLLELSMLNPAPESVPINHLIATPGTPLADSKALDWSEVVRTVAVARILMPDSFVRLSAGRESMGEPVQAWCFMAGANSIFLGEKLLTARNPELEKDHLMLEKLNLTLM from the coding sequence ATGACCCTCAGCACCGAACACAGCACCATCAACCAGCCCATCCCAACTTACGGTTTTGAGCAGGTGCTGGACCTCTTCCAAAAACCCTTTATGGATCTGGTGTTTCAGGCCCATGCTGTGCACCGTGAACATTTCAGGGCCGGGGAAATTCAGGCTTCCACGTTGCTGTCCATCAAAACCGGAGGCTGCCCGGAAGACTGCGCTTACTGCCCCCAGTCTGCCCACCATGACACGGGTGTGAAAGCCCAGCAACTGCTCAACATTGATGATGTGCTGGAAGCCGCGAAGAGTGCCAGAAGACAGGGGGCCAGCCGTTTCTGCATGGGTGCCGCCTGGCGCTCCCCCAGAGGAAAAGACCTGGAACGGGTGGCCGAGATGGTGCGGGAAGTCAAAGCCCTGGGCCTGGAAACCTGCGCCACACTGGGCATGCTGGACGATGAACAGGCCCAGACCCTGGGTGAAGCCGGGCTGGATTACTACAACCACAACCTGGACACCTCCAGCGACCACTATGGCAACATCATCACCACCCGCACCTACCAGAACCGCCTGGACACCCTGCAGAACGTGCGGGAAGCGGGCATGAAGGTGTGCTGTGGCGGCATTGTTGGTCTGGGGGAAACCCGTGAACAGCGGGCACGTTTCTTGCTGGAACTCTCCATGCTCAATCCTGCTCCCGAATCGGTGCCCATCAACCACCTGATTGCCACCCCAGGAACCCCTCTGGCAGACTCTAAAGCCCTGGACTGGTCCGAGGTGGTCAGGACCGTGGCAGTGGCCCGCATCCTGATGCCAGACAGCTTTGTGCGCCTCTCGGCAGGTCGGGAGAGCATGGGAGAACCTGTACAGGCCTGGTGCTTCATGGCTGGGGCCAACTCCATTTTCCTGGGAGAGAAGCTGTTGACCGCCAGAAACCCTGAACTGGAAAAAGACCACCTGATGCTGGAGAAACTGAACCTCACCCTGATGTGA
- a CDS encoding thioredoxin domain-containing protein → MTNRLSQETSPYLKQHENNPVDWYPWGEEAFEKARQEDRPILLSIGYSTCHWCHVMAHESFENEEISALMNGWFVPIKLDREERPDVDAVYMSAVQAMTGSGGWPMTVFLTPDLCPFYGGTYYPPEDAFGRMGFRRLLHAIHNAWENKRDEVLTSATSLTDHLKQSSVREARNNDLSAEHATTTIENLRMRFDSHCGGFGEAPKFPAPTTLEFLLMHATRTGNQKALEMVTYTLEQMARGGIFDQLGGGFARYSVDSEWLVPHFEKMLYDNAQLARVYLHAYQITGSPLFRETTERTLDYLIREMLSKEGGFYSAQDADQEGIEGKFFVWTPQEFDELLGQDSDLLKRHYGVTPYGNFEDPHHREFGRRNVLSVQRSLQDLAEDFNVSIEVVQDKILQARKTLFEARNERAKPGTDDKILTSWNGLALAAFAEAGRVLGREDCLQVARQNASFLKNNLWNGDTLLHTYKNGQARISGLLEDHVLYGLGLIELFKATGEPDHLQTAQRLWDTVKAEHWDSETAAFYSTPATQRDLITRRQEFFDAAIISDNAAATLLALWIERYFQDQEARQIAEQVVSSSLGQMRSYATGFGGMWQAFEFLHSRHTELVVMGSPEERQPLEQVIAEFYLPTTALSPAASEWGLPVLEGRQANGMAYVCEDFACQLPARDPEALREQLKTLAG, encoded by the coding sequence ATGACCAACCGATTGAGCCAGGAAACCAGCCCTTATTTGAAACAGCACGAAAACAACCCGGTGGACTGGTATCCCTGGGGAGAAGAGGCTTTTGAGAAAGCCCGGCAGGAAGACCGTCCCATTTTGCTGAGCATCGGGTATTCCACCTGCCACTGGTGCCATGTGATGGCCCATGAATCCTTTGAGAACGAGGAGATCTCTGCCCTGATGAACGGGTGGTTTGTGCCCATCAAACTGGACCGGGAAGAAAGACCCGATGTGGACGCTGTCTACATGAGCGCTGTGCAGGCCATGACGGGTTCTGGCGGATGGCCCATGACGGTTTTCCTGACCCCCGATCTGTGTCCTTTTTATGGAGGCACCTATTACCCACCTGAAGATGCTTTCGGGCGCATGGGGTTCCGCAGGTTGCTGCATGCCATTCACAACGCCTGGGAGAACAAGCGCGATGAAGTCCTGACCAGTGCAACCTCCCTGACGGACCATCTGAAGCAGTCCAGTGTGAGGGAAGCCCGCAACAATGACCTCTCTGCAGAACATGCGACCACCACCATTGAAAACCTGCGCATGCGCTTTGATTCCCACTGCGGCGGATTTGGGGAAGCCCCCAAATTCCCTGCGCCCACCACCCTGGAATTCCTGCTGATGCATGCCACCCGCACCGGAAACCAGAAGGCCCTGGAGATGGTGACCTACACCCTGGAACAGATGGCCAGAGGAGGCATTTTTGACCAGCTGGGCGGAGGTTTTGCCCGTTACAGCGTGGACAGCGAGTGGCTGGTGCCCCACTTTGAAAAAATGCTCTACGACAATGCCCAGCTTGCCAGGGTGTACCTGCATGCTTACCAGATCACAGGCTCTCCCCTGTTCCGGGAAACCACAGAACGCACCCTGGATTACCTGATCCGGGAAATGCTCTCTAAAGAAGGCGGATTTTACAGCGCCCAGGATGCCGACCAGGAGGGCATTGAAGGCAAGTTCTTCGTCTGGACCCCTCAGGAATTTGATGAGCTGCTGGGCCAGGACAGCGACCTGTTAAAAAGACACTATGGCGTTACACCTTATGGCAACTTCGAGGACCCCCACCACCGGGAATTTGGACGCAGGAACGTGCTCTCTGTGCAGCGCAGCCTGCAGGACCTTGCCGAAGATTTCAATGTCAGCATCGAAGTGGTGCAGGACAAAATCCTGCAGGCCAGAAAAACCCTGTTTGAGGCGCGCAATGAACGTGCAAAACCCGGCACCGACGACAAGATCCTCACTTCCTGGAATGGTCTGGCCCTGGCTGCATTTGCAGAAGCAGGTCGGGTTCTGGGACGCGAAGATTGCCTGCAGGTCGCCCGTCAGAATGCCTCTTTCCTGAAAAACAACCTGTGGAATGGGGACACGTTGCTGCACACCTACAAAAACGGTCAGGCCCGCATTTCGGGTTTGCTGGAAGACCATGTGCTGTACGGTCTGGGCCTGATCGAACTGTTCAAGGCCACTGGAGAACCCGATCACCTCCAGACCGCCCAGCGGCTCTGGGACACCGTGAAAGCTGAGCACTGGGACAGTGAAACCGCTGCTTTTTACAGCACTCCTGCCACCCAACGTGATCTGATCACCCGCAGGCAGGAGTTTTTCGATGCGGCCATCATCAGTGACAATGCGGCTGCCACCCTGCTGGCCCTGTGGATCGAGCGCTATTTTCAGGATCAGGAGGCCCGCCAGATTGCAGAGCAGGTGGTGTCCAGCAGTCTGGGCCAGATGCGCTCTTACGCCACGGGTTTTGGGGGGATGTGGCAGGCTTTTGAATTCCTGCATTCCAGACACACCGAACTGGTGGTGATGGGAAGTCCAGAAGAAAGGCAACCTCTGGAACAGGTGATTGCAGAATTCTACCTGCCCACCACAGCCCTCTCCCCTGCTGCATCTGAATGGGGGTTGCCTGTGCTGGAAGGCCGTCAGGCCAATGGCATGGCCTACGTCTGCGAGGATTTTGCCTGCCAGTTGCCAGCCAGGGATCCTGAAGCCCTGCGTGAACAGCTGAAAACTCTGGCTGGATAA